The following proteins are encoded in a genomic region of Populus trichocarpa isolate Nisqually-1 chromosome 13, P.trichocarpa_v4.1, whole genome shotgun sequence:
- the LOC18104552 gene encoding OPA3-like protein, with translation MILPVVKLGTLALKTFCKPIANRLKKEAGLHPKFRHFIINMAQANHRFTTKMQRRIYGHSVDAVIRPLDEEKAVQAAADLTGELFVFSVAGAAVIFEVQRSSRSEARKEEKRRQEIEAMMQRDEELAKEIQVLKQKLGEVEQLAKRRGPVGFSHFKDGHATEDGNGKPT, from the exons ATGATATTACCAGTCGTAAAGCTAGGAACCCTTGCTCTCAAAACATTTTGCAAGCCCATTGCTAATCGTCTCAAGAAGGAAGCAGGGTTGCACCCTAAGTTCCGTCACTTCATCATCAACATGGCccag GCAAATCATAGATTCACAACAAAAATGCAAAGACGCATTTATGGCCATTCAGTTGATGCTGTAATACGACCATTGGATGAGGAGAAGGCTGTCCAAGCTGCTGCAGATCTTACTGGGGAACTCTTTGTGTTTTCG GTTGCTGGAGCTGCTGTTATTTTCGAGGTGCAAAGAAGTTCCAGATCTGAAGCTCGAAAGGAGGAGAAGCGAAGACAGGAAATTGAG GCGATGATGCAAAGAGATGAAGAATTAGCAAAAGAAATTCAGGTTCTCAAACAGAAGCTTGGCGAGGTGGAACAACTTGCTAAACGACGAGGTCCTGTTGGGTTTTCCCATTTCAAGGACGGCCATGCTACTGAAGATGGAAATGGAAAGCCAACTTGA